The Tenebrio molitor chromosome 7, icTenMoli1.1, whole genome shotgun sequence region taatatgttACCACAAAACTACAGTAGAACATTTTTTGCATACTACATTaaacttaaataaataatactcaTAAAGTTCTAACACTaggtaatataaaaaaatagttttgaaTCATTTTAATACGATAGCAAACAGTAATAAAGTAAAttgtagtaattttttttcgtttatcgTTCCAAACTGCTTTGTACAACGCGGaataaactttaaaaaagaagttaaattaaattgtcatcacAGTTGGTctcttttcttttaaatattttttaatcgcCCTTTTGGAACTAGGACTCTAATGCCTTTCGTGTTGTCACCGCGTTCGCGTATTATTCGCTGTCTTCGTTGAAGATTTCTTCCAGCAGTTGCTTGGTAATGGTTCGATGAGGTCGTGTCGGATCTAGCTTTGGCCTTCCATACAATCTGCTGTTGATCGCGTACAGTCtgaaaaaagttaattttatttatgacgtaattttaaaatcagatggtgccagttttattttattgttaaatttagttataaattttgtacCGAATGAGTGTTAAGGCCACGACCATAAATTACACGTAATACCTATAATCATCACAATCAAACATTTTGTTAAGATAAAGTTATGCCAAGTTTCGTAGCTCATTACCATAACTGCATTTTCCGAGGAGTTTCGTGGACTTTTTTAACGTCGGgatgattttattaatttacaacTGGCAACAGCGTGACCAGGTGTAATTGTGAAGAAGTTTCTTTTTGTATAAGGGATATGATGTTGCTGCGTACTTATTACATACTTACTTTGAACTCAAATCGCATCGCACGTTAAACCACCAATCACATACAAACACTAATTGACTAAATTGGGTTCCGTTGGGACATAAGAATGTTGTTTGCCGACCATCGATGTCACAATAATGCCATGTTTGACAACGCGTTTCTTCATCCGCATAAAATCCAGGATAGGGTTGTTCGTCACAGTAAAAGTTTGTATAAGGGACTATTCCTAATACTGGATAATCGGTTCCCGGGCGTCCTaaaaagataaatttattagataggattaaaaaaaaatactgcaAATGTAgtttatggattttttgtttgattttatttattgtgaaaGTGGTACGTTAAAGCTTAATGAAGCagaatatatttatttgtacgTAATATAAACATGGCTTTGACACTTGAGATGCAGATTGCAATAAGTTAATAACTAGACATAAAGAAAGTAATAATAAGAGAAAGtgtacataattttttgaagactGCAGTGTCATACTCATTCATTGAAATTTTATGTTCAGTAAAAAAGTCAATTAATTTAACTGCatcaattaaagaaaaaataaaaattaccagGAATTGATTTTCCTAATTCCAAATATTCAATAACAGAAGGACTTAAAAATCCGGGCGGTACGTATTTAGTGTCGAGAGCGTTGTTTCTTTCGTCGTAATCACTTCCTACGTTGTTGTCCGGTTCGTCTGGAGGAGCTGATGCTCTTGGTCTTTTAATTCTGGACTTGTGTTCGTATCCATCTGGAAGCACGTGTTAATAAATGATAGggattttataaacataacaGAGTAATAATGTATTCATAGGTTCAGCTGTATAGCAATGaatatattataaattgtggaAATCTATAAAATTGTAACCAGTTAATAGACTTCAGGTgtgtgaaaaaaattcatgTGAATGTGAAAGTAGACGCTAGGTACTGATCTATCAACTAGTGTAGGCACTTTCTTTTGATATGCGACGATTTTCCGGTTTGTTTAGTTGCGAATATACACTGAACGACATTCGAAAATgcatatttcttttttacatGAGAGAATAAATAACAGGTCAACCAGGATGAAGAGTCTGGGCGAGTATTCAAATACACTGAAATAAAAGGATGTTAGGATCTTTACAGCTCGCTTTATGaatcaataattattgttttggtAGTTTGGTTCAAGGTGAACATCTTCTATAATTTGTTTGTTGGAGAaagataaatacataatttaccATTTTTCTAGACGTAATTCGGGAAATATCTGATAATATGAAACGCATGTTTTGGGTTTTAATtccaattaatatttattatttccattcagtttaatttaaatacaaattattattcataaaCATTCAATTTGTTTCATGTATATGGATGAAATTTTACCAGTCGCGACCACTCACGGTACGCAGTTTCAGCTGTGTTACAGAAATTGAGATTTATTCAGATTTCCTAAATTTTGCGATTCGcagtaaatttgaattttatcgaTAATCCAAAGTATGATACAAGAACGAAAACACATTCcgacaaattttaatgcaaataaaatGCCTCTGATTTATGTAAAAGGAtgcaaagaaaaatgtattttgatgAAAGCTGCGCCCacgcaatttaaaaaattcattgtCAAATCATGTTTCATTCAAAAGATTAATAAGCTTTACATATTCAGAGCTAGTTGATTTCGACATTGCGTAAAGGTACCTACGGTTATGAAATACAAATCAGGTTGCGGCTCGAAAATACAATAGGTGCCTGCCTCAGCCCCAAATTGCGTACGAAGTCGACGACATTTGTAAACAGTATTAGATCCTTAGCTTTCAGGTTCAGCTTATGACAGAGTGTTTTGCATAGTGGCACATCCATAATCGagcttaatttaaaaacgaGAAGCCGAAGctctcttttttttaattaatttgtggcGAGATCTTGTAACACGTCGTTATTcaataaattgattttgaaataaaaacagtCGAATGAATCAGATAGACGCATGCATAGGTAATTACCGCATTGGCTTGTGCAATCCGGTGTGTATGTCTTGATTAAATCATTCATGAGCACGTTGACGTAGTGACCGGATTTTATGTCGGTTTTGCACCAACCTCAAATGACCGCTTTGGTTTTTTTCAGTAAACTGTTAAGGTTGAGACCGACACAATGATTCTTTGCGTTAACATTGAGTTCGAAATATGGAATAAGGACACCAACAACAATCATGTAAATCTATCGAAACTTACTTTAAACGTGACCTTGTGCTTAAGTAATAATTATGGCTGTATCATTGTAAATTTAACAGTGACAGCACTCGATGACTTCCCGTTTTCGTTCACTAACTAAGAAAATTATGGTATTACGGATTTGAGACCTAAACACGCCCTGCTCTGAACCACTTCAGTAGAGAAAGGGATTCAAGATTTAAGCACCCCAACTATACACTTTTTGGTCGGGTTttgttcattaaaaaattgtgttttttttcttgGACATCTTCCATTTGCGGCGGTTCTCACGAAAATACTATTATCGTGGATTCGCATTTTATTTACCTCTTGCATAACACGCGTTATGTTGAAACAAAAACATCAAATCTTACATATTGTTAAAAAACTTTCTCGTTCGGagacatttattttgtgtatCTCGTTTTGCCGAAATGTACAGTGTTGTACTTACCAGTAATGAGAAAATATCCTAAAATTAATATCACAGTATGTACAGTGCACgctaaataattcattttagaAAGTTTTGCGCTACTATTATTGTATCGGCATCTCGCGAACGACTGTCCTGTAGTTAGCAGTCGTCTTCTCTTCTCTTAACAGTCACCTTGCCTCTCCGCGGCATTCTTCACTTCTGCGAGCATAATGAatgcaaatttatttacaagaaCGTTATCGTTTTTATCCCAGTATCATTAACccttttctcattttttccaGAAAATGAAAGGAGTCAAAACCTTCGACGTGACGCACGTCGAGGCGGACataaaaagatatttttcCGACATGCACGCGAAATTGCATTTGGCCGAGCGTAACTTGAAGAAAAAGTTATCATCCATGGAATCGGAAGACGTCGATTTGGATGATATAAATTTCACGTTGAAGTCGGAAATAAATCGAGTGAAGCAAATCCTTAATCATTTTGACTTgctcaattcgaaaaaacttaaCGTGCGAGCTCTCTACGAGGAAGCTCAAGCATTAAGAGATACTCCCTGTCAGTTGGTGTCCGACC contains the following coding sequences:
- the LOC138134421 gene encoding uncharacterized protein; the protein is MNYLACTVHTVILILGYFLITDGYEHKSRIKRPRASAPPDEPDNNVGSDYDERNNALDTKYVPPGFLSPSVIEYLELGKSIPGRPGTDYPVLGIVPYTNFYCDEQPYPGFYADEETRCQTWHYCDIDGRQTTFLCPNGTQFSQLVFVCDWWFNVRCDLSSKLYAINSRLYGRPKLDPTRPHRTITKQLLEEIFNEDSE